DNA from Conexivisphaera calida:
TGCGTCCAGAATCTTTGATAAAATGAAGAGAGATGGTATAAATACGATAATAATACTTGATGAAATTGATTATATTGTTAAAAATTATGATGATAATATATTATATGAATTCACAAGAGTAAACAACGAGCTCCTAAATGGCAACTTCATATCAATAATTGGTATTTCAAACGATTTAAAATTTAAAGAGTATTTAGATCCACGTGTTTTGAGCGGCCTCTCCGAGGAGGAGATGGTGTTTCCTCCATACACAGTTGATGAGCTTGAAGCGATACTCACCGATAGAATAAAAACCGCGTTCCGGCCGGGCGTAGTCTCCGAATCCGCCGTCAAACTATGCGCATCCCTTGCTGCCTCGGAGCATGGAGATGCCAGGCGGGCAGTAGATCTATTGAGGGTGGCAGGTGAACTAGCTGAGAGGGAGGGAAGCGATGTCGTGGACACCGATCATATAACTAAGGCATCGAGGAGCATAGAACGCGATCGCACATATGAGGTCATCAGGAGTTTACCACTGCATGGTAAATTAATCCTCGCGGCAGTCCTCGCGGCAGTCCTCGCGGCACCAGAGGATATCAATACGGGTAGGCTCTACTCCAACTACACATCAATGGCGAGGAGTCTCGGGGTAGAGCCCCTGACACAGAGAAGAATAAGTGGTATATTGAGCGAACTCGATGTCCTAGGCGTGGTGAACGCGCCAGTTGTGAGTAATGGTAGATTCGGAAGATCTAAAAGGGTGAAACTCGTAGTGCCGAGGGAGGTCGTCTCTAGGGCGCTTCAAGAGGACGAACTCATATCCTCAATCCTCAAATGATATAGGGCCCCTCCATAGGACATCCATTGATGATAAATTAACTATGGCCACATTGGGCACCCGCGGCCCCCGGCTATTACTCCACGACGGCGTGGAGAGAAAGAGCACATTCTCCGATCTTAATGCATCGGCCATATGTGTATGGCCCGCGTAGAAGATATCCGGCACGGTTGTAAGCTCAAGCCCTTCCATACCTGATGAGAAAATCGTGTAGTCACGCATACCAAATATAGGCACCAGGCTACGCAGCGAGAGTAATCTCCTCATGGCCAAAGCCGGCCTTTCGACGCCTAAGTACTCCATAGTCTTCAGCACAGTTTGTCCATGATAGAGCAGGACCCGAACTCCTGACATGCTGACCAGCGAGGGGTTCCCCACCAGGTACGTGTTGGGGATCTCTCCCAAGATACCCCTGAACCTTCTCTCTATTGATGGTTGTGGTAGTATGTTAGGCGCCGCGTCACATTCCCCGGGGATTATCACCTTTACAATACTATCTGGAAGCCTTGCCAATATGCGGCCTACCTCATTGTACACATCATGCGGATCTTCACACCCACATTCAGCCATATCACCACCTATCACAAAATATGAGAGATTTCTAATGATATCCCACTCCAGCTCTCCCCCAAGAACCTGGTGCACGAATTTCTCCAATCCCTCACAGGATCCTTCCTTACAATGGAGATCCGACATGAATGCGGCATAAACTCTCCTGCTCGACCTGAACGGATTAGAGCGGAATGCGGCACCTAATTTCTCAACATGTCTCACCATAATTCTCCTACCCCGCTCCTCTAAATGGAAGATAGCCGGCTCATCGAGGAGCAAAGAAGCGACATCTTTCTCGGCGTCCTTGCTGACAATTACCCTCAACGCATCCGCCTCATCCTCAATCACTATCTCTAAGCGCCCAGGCCGCCACACATGCCTCTCTAACATAACAGCCAACACGTTCCAGGGCCCGCCTTTCTTCTCCTCCATAGATTTCTTGACATCGGAGATGGCGTCGAGTTCCCCCGCACGCCTCTGTGTGGCCATACGGGCCATGCCGAGCCTCTTGGCCAAGTGATCCCTGAGGCCTCCTGGGTCCGAGTATGATAGCGGAAACTTTCCTCCATCTTCAATGACCAAGAAATCCGGCTCTTCTTCCGCCACTCCTCTACGTCGAGAGGAGGTTGCTTATAACCGGAGGCCGTGCATCCGCACATCAGCGAGCCGTGTCAGGGATCCACCTAAAACCATCAAGCGAGCAACCCTCACCGAAAACTTCAGGCTTCCTCTTCTTAGCAATCGCTATCCTACACTTTACCTTGACCGCCTCTCTAGATACCATACCATTATATCACGTGATATTATGATACAATGAAGCCTGAACTCCACTATGCATAACGACTTTAGGTATGCCAGCGCATCTAACCTGCACCTACTCCCGAAGACCCTAAGAGAACGGTCAGGCGCCTCGCCAGCGCCAGAGTCGCTGCGAACACGATTGCGACAGGTATTATCAGCACCAATATCGCGGTCCTTAGGCCCATTAGATCCGCCAATATCCCTAACAATGCTGGCAGGAAAGCCCCTATCAGCATCATTGTGGATGAGAAGTAGCTATTGGCGGCGTTCCTGGTTTTCATGTCGAACACCCTGGAGAGCGAGATGACGCTTATCGTATAGGTCAGGCCATGTGGTATACCCAGAATCGCCAGCGCTGCGGCGTATATTACTATGGAAGGTGCCGCCCATGCCGCGAACAATCCCGCAAGCGTCAGTGTTGCCGACAGCATCATAAGTGCCGTCAGGTTCTCGGCTGGACGCGCGGTCAGTGCGAACCTGGCGGCGAAGGATGTAGCGTAGAACGCGACATATAGGAATATCGCCGCGGAGTTCGTCGCCGAGAAGCGCTGCACGGCGTAAATACTTGAGAAGGTCACAATGAATGCGAATGGTATCTGGTATGCGAGCTGATTTAGGAACGACACAGCGAAACCCGGGCTCCTCAGCACGCCGCGCGCGGGCGTACTACTCCGAGCGCCTTCCTCCGGGAAGGGCAGCGCCGGGGATAGCGCTCCTACGAGGAGTGCTATCGGCGCAAACAGCAGGAACGCCTCCCTGAGCGTGAAGTACCTGAGGATCAGGCCCTCTAGGGAAGGGCTTACCATGAGCGAAGTGCTCAGAGCTAGAGTGTACAGTGCGAGTGCGCGTTCCACCGATTTTCTATCGCGCCCCGCACCACCAGCCGCAGTCATAATGTTCGGCGTGACGAACCCCAGTGAGAATCCGGCCAGCGCTGCTAGGATCCACAAAGTGATGGGCCCTGAGAAGTAGAAGAATGGAAATACCAGTGAGTAGGCCCAGGAAGCCGCCACGAATAACATTCTACGTCTTCCTGAGCGGAGCCTCGCGTTTATGAACGCGCTCGAGATAAATGTGCACCCCATGAAGGTGAGGGCAAGTGCTCCTATCTCCGATTCACCGAATCCAAGGTCCTTCGCGATCAATGACATAGTGGGCGGTATCATACTGTTAGTGGCCCTGAAGGCGAACGTGATCGTGACTATGACGGCCATTATCCTGAGGTATCCGGCGGCATCCCGCGCGTGGGGCTCCAAGTTGCGCGTACTCAATTCATAGGTAAATTATTAACTTCGCGCACGAACCTGATGCGTCCTCACATGGCATTCAACTTAAACATATTTGTTTACATAGTAAAAAATAAAAACAACATAATTGAGCCGTAGGGCATGCGTACCTCCAGGGCATTCGTCATACTCGTGCTCGCCATCATAATTGCGTCATCAGCTGCGTCCTACACGCTGGGATACCATGCGGCATCACCTGCGCCCGGCGGCGTCGTGACGATCGCCGCATCACTCTACGCTCCATATCTCAGCTCGGTGGTGAAGAATTCCGGGATGAGCGGCACCGTGGTTGGCATGGGATCAGTAGCGGCCGCCAGGCAGATAATCTTGGAGCCAGAGGCCTATGGAGTATTTCTATCCGTGGATCCCGCGGTCATTGAGGATATGCTGTATCCGCGCGGCATATCGTCCTGGTACGTTGCTGTAGCGAGTGACCAGATGGTGATAGGCGTCTCGCGCTCATCCCCTGTATACGGCGAGCTCGCCTCGCTGAATTCATCGCTCAACGTCGCAATCTCCGATGGCAACCTGAGCGCGGAGAAGGAGATATTGGGGAGGATACTAGCGGTGGTGCTCTCCGGCAACTACACCGTGGGGACCTCGGATCCCAACACGGATCCAGAGGGCTACAGGGCGCTCATGATGCTCCAGCTGTCCGGCATGTGGTTGCATGGAGATCAGGGCTACTACGTCCAGGAGCTCAACGCGCTGAACTCCAGCGGAAAGCTCTATGAGGTTCCCATGGGGTCCGCACTGTTCTCATACCTCGAGTCTGGTAGAGTTGACTTCGACATAGCGCTCTACAAGTCCTCTGCTATCCAACAGGGAATTCCACATATATTGCTGCCGCCTCAGGTCAACCTAGGCGATGCCAATTATTCCCAGTTCTACGCGCGCTCTTCCGTGGAGATAGAGTCCGGCGGCGAGGTCGTCGACCTTCATGGAGCCCCAATATACATTTGCTTCACGATACCGAATACTTACCAGAGTAAAACCCAGGCGGCCCTGCTGGCGCTCTACATGATATCCCCGGAAGGTAGATCGCTCCTTCGCAGTTACGGCGCGGTTCCCCTAGCTACACCATTGCTATACGGAAA
Protein-coding regions in this window:
- a CDS encoding metallophosphoesterase, whose amino-acid sequence is MAEEEPDFLVIEDGGKFPLSYSDPGGLRDHLAKRLGMARMATQRRAGELDAISDVKKSMEEKKGGPWNVLAVMLERHVWRPGRLEIVIEDEADALRVIVSKDAEKDVASLLLDEPAIFHLEERGRRIMVRHVEKLGAAFRSNPFRSSRRVYAAFMSDLHCKEGSCEGLEKFVHQVLGGELEWDIIRNLSYFVIGGDMAECGCEDPHDVYNEVGRILARLPDSIVKVIIPGECDAAPNILPQPSIERRFRGILGEIPNTYLVGNPSLVSMSGVRVLLYHGQTVLKTMEYLGVERPALAMRRLLSLRSLVPIFGMRDYTIFSSGMEGLELTTVPDIFYAGHTHMADALRSENVLFLSTPSWSNSRGPRVPNVAIVNLSSMDVLWRGPISFED
- a CDS encoding substrate-binding domain-containing protein, whose translation is MRTSRAFVILVLAIIIASSAASYTLGYHAASPAPGGVVTIAASLYAPYLSSVVKNSGMSGTVVGMGSVAAARQIILEPEAYGVFLSVDPAVIEDMLYPRGISSWYVAVASDQMVIGVSRSSPVYGELASLNSSLNVAISDGNLSAEKEILGRILAVVLSGNYTVGTSDPNTDPEGYRALMMLQLSGMWLHGDQGYYVQELNALNSSGKLYEVPMGSALFSYLESGRVDFDIALYKSSAIQQGIPHILLPPQVNLGDANYSQFYARSSVEIESGGEVVDLHGAPIYICFTIPNTYQSKTQAALLALYMISPEGRSLLRSYGAVPLATPLLYGNASQVPYPLSVLINTSVLSYAGPIN
- a CDS encoding Cdc6/Cdc18 family protein; the encoded protein is MTFSSSPMENMGAAGPSNDVLDEIFNRTINSRSIFLNRDVLRNDYIPDHILFRDDQISQFGSILAPILRGNKPSNIFLYGKTGTGKTVVARYVTKKLYERILKLNLNTKFLYINTRLASTQYKMLVELGAQLDISLPFTGLSLSEAASRIFDKMKRDGINTIIILDEIDYIVKNYDDNILYEFTRVNNELLNGNFISIIGISNDLKFKEYLDPRVLSGLSEEEMVFPPYTVDELEAILTDRIKTAFRPGVVSESAVKLCASLAASEHGDARRAVDLLRVAGELAEREGSDVVDTDHITKASRSIERDRTYEVIRSLPLHGKLILAAVLAAVLAAPEDINTGRLYSNYTSMARSLGVEPLTQRRISGILSELDVLGVVNAPVVSNGRFGRSKRVKLVVPREVVSRALQEDELISSILK
- a CDS encoding MFS transporter, which encodes MEPHARDAAGYLRIMAVIVTITFAFRATNSMIPPTMSLIAKDLGFGESEIGALALTFMGCTFISSAFINARLRSGRRRMLFVAASWAYSLVFPFFYFSGPITLWILAALAGFSLGFVTPNIMTAAGGAGRDRKSVERALALYTLALSTSLMVSPSLEGLILRYFTLREAFLLFAPIALLVGALSPALPFPEEGARSSTPARGVLRSPGFAVSFLNQLAYQIPFAFIVTFSSIYAVQRFSATNSAAIFLYVAFYATSFAARFALTARPAENLTALMMLSATLTLAGLFAAWAAPSIVIYAAALAILGIPHGLTYTISVISLSRVFDMKTRNAANSYFSSTMMLIGAFLPALLGILADLMGLRTAILVLIIPVAIVFAATLALARRLTVLLGSSGVGAG